A part of Pararhizobium sp. A13 genomic DNA contains:
- a CDS encoding DUF475 domain-containing protein, with the protein MRPASQPSTLGYFKWAFITTAAGLALGAWLGWTTTGTLGGMATVFFICTVLAVLEISLSFDNAIVNANKLKEMSPVWQHRFLTWGIIIAVFGMRIVFPLLIVVIAANIGPIDALVLAASRPEEYARIMNEAHLPIAAFGGTFLMMVGLKFFFDHEKDIHWIASLERGMSRFATIKGVEIAFVLVLILVFSSFLHGEEATTFVYCSIYGLLTFLAVEVVGGLLDASQQTMSAAARGGLGAFIYLEVLDASFSFDGVIGAFALTQNLFVIAIGLGIGAMYVRSMTIMLVEKGTLAEYRYLEHGAFYAILILSVIMYCQTLVHIPEVITGLGGAALIGISLWSSIRHNRREQAEHANA; encoded by the coding sequence ATGAGGCCCGCCTCGCAACCCTCGACGCTCGGCTATTTCAAATGGGCCTTCATTACGACGGCCGCAGGTCTGGCGCTCGGCGCCTGGCTCGGCTGGACCACGACAGGCACTCTGGGCGGCATGGCCACCGTCTTCTTCATCTGCACGGTGCTTGCCGTGCTGGAAATCTCCCTCTCCTTCGACAACGCCATCGTCAACGCCAACAAGCTCAAGGAAATGTCGCCGGTCTGGCAACACCGGTTCCTGACCTGGGGCATCATCATCGCCGTCTTCGGCATGCGTATCGTCTTCCCGCTTCTCATCGTCGTGATCGCAGCCAACATCGGGCCAATCGACGCCCTTGTGCTGGCCGCTTCACGCCCCGAGGAATACGCCCGCATCATGAACGAGGCGCATCTGCCGATCGCCGCGTTCGGCGGGACATTCCTGATGATGGTCGGCCTGAAGTTCTTCTTCGACCACGAGAAGGACATCCACTGGATTGCTTCATTGGAACGCGGCATGTCGCGCTTCGCGACGATCAAGGGCGTCGAAATCGCCTTCGTGCTCGTGCTGATCCTGGTGTTTTCATCCTTCCTGCACGGCGAGGAAGCCACCACCTTCGTCTATTGCTCCATCTACGGCCTCCTGACCTTCCTCGCGGTCGAAGTGGTTGGCGGGTTGCTCGACGCATCGCAGCAGACGATGAGTGCTGCGGCAAGGGGCGGTCTCGGCGCTTTCATCTATCTCGAAGTGCTGGACGCCAGCTTCTCCTTCGACGGGGTGATCGGCGCCTTCGCCCTGACGCAGAACCTCTTCGTCATCGCCATCGGACTCGGCATCGGTGCCATGTATGTCCGTTCGATGACGATTATGCTCGTGGAGAAGGGTACACTCGCCGAATATCGCTATCTGGAGCACGGTGCCTTCTACGCGATCCTGATCCTGTCGGTGATCATGTATTGCCAGACGCTGGTGCATATCCCGGAAGTCATCACCGGTCTCGGTGGGGCGGCCCTGATCGGCATCTCGCTGTGGTCCTCGATCCGCCACAACAGGCGCGAGCAAGCTGAACACGCCAACGCCTGA
- a CDS encoding tripartite tricarboxylate transporter permease, whose translation MNTFDFLLQGLLVAAQPMNLLYALIGVTLGTAVGVLPGIGPALTVALLLPVTYQLDPGGSLIMFAGIYYGGMYGGSTTSILLNTPGESASIVTALEGNKMARAGRGGPALATAAIGSFVAGLIATMALAFIAPFVVKLALVFGPREYFALMVLAFVTVSSAFGDSTLRGLTSLFIGFALAIIGIDQLTGQTRMSFGVPDLLDGIEVTTLAVAMFAIGESLYIAAQGDLGPDKVEAVKGSVWMNRQDWARSWKAWLRGTAIGFPIGAMPAGGAEIGTFLSYATEKRLTRHPEEFGNGAIEGVAGPEAANNASAAGTLVPLLTLGLPTTATAAIMLAGFQQYGLQPGPLLFATNPQLVWGLIASLLIANFMLLVLNLPLVGLWVKLLTIPKPWLYAGILLFATLGTIGANPSVFELGMLLAFGLLGYVMRIFGYPIAPVVVGLILGPLAEQQLRRALAISQGDVTVLFTSPIAAVLLVIAAAALIIPLILRARGRGEVLAQLAASED comes from the coding sequence ATGAATACATTCGATTTCCTGTTGCAGGGCCTGCTCGTCGCCGCCCAGCCCATGAACCTCCTCTACGCCCTGATCGGCGTGACGCTTGGAACCGCCGTCGGCGTTCTGCCCGGCATCGGCCCGGCGCTCACCGTGGCACTGCTTCTGCCGGTGACGTACCAGCTTGATCCGGGCGGCTCGCTCATCATGTTTGCCGGCATCTATTACGGCGGCATGTATGGCGGCTCGACCACTTCTATTCTCCTGAATACGCCGGGCGAAAGTGCGTCGATCGTCACTGCGCTCGAAGGCAACAAGATGGCCCGGGCCGGGCGCGGTGGACCGGCATTGGCCACTGCTGCAATCGGCTCGTTCGTCGCCGGCCTGATCGCGACCATGGCGCTTGCCTTCATCGCGCCGTTCGTCGTCAAGCTGGCCCTGGTGTTCGGCCCGCGCGAATATTTCGCGCTGATGGTGCTTGCCTTCGTCACCGTCTCCTCGGCCTTCGGCGATTCGACGCTGCGCGGGCTGACTTCGCTGTTCATCGGCTTTGCGCTCGCCATCATCGGCATCGACCAGCTGACCGGCCAGACGCGGATGAGCTTCGGCGTTCCCGATCTGCTTGACGGGATTGAGGTGACGACGCTGGCAGTCGCGATGTTCGCCATTGGCGAGTCGCTCTATATCGCAGCACAAGGTGACCTCGGGCCGGACAAGGTCGAAGCGGTCAAGGGATCCGTCTGGATGAACAGGCAGGATTGGGCGCGTTCGTGGAAAGCGTGGCTGCGCGGAACGGCGATCGGTTTCCCGATCGGCGCGATGCCGGCGGGCGGCGCTGAAATCGGCACGTTCCTCTCCTATGCCACCGAAAAGCGGCTGACCAGGCATCCGGAAGAATTCGGCAACGGCGCCATCGAGGGTGTCGCCGGTCCGGAAGCGGCCAACAACGCCTCGGCAGCCGGCACGCTGGTGCCGCTGCTGACGCTCGGCCTGCCGACCACGGCGACGGCTGCAATCATGCTGGCCGGTTTCCAACAATACGGCCTGCAGCCCGGCCCGCTTTTGTTTGCGACCAACCCGCAGCTCGTCTGGGGCCTGATCGCCAGCCTGCTGATCGCCAACTTCATGCTGCTCGTGCTGAACCTGCCGCTGGTCGGCCTCTGGGTGAAACTTCTGACGATCCCGAAGCCCTGGCTCTATGCCGGCATTCTGTTGTTCGCGACGCTCGGCACCATCGGCGCCAACCCGTCGGTGTTCGAACTCGGCATGCTGCTCGCCTTCGGCCTGCTCGGCTATGTCATGCGCATCTTCGGCTATCCGATCGCGCCTGTCGTCGTCGGCCTGATCCTCGGGCCGCTGGCGGAACAGCAGCTCCGCCGGGCCCTGGCGATCAGCCAAGGCGATGTCACGGTGCTGTTCACCTCGCCGATTGCCGCCGTTCTCCTGGTGATCGCGGCGGCCGCTCTGATCATTCCCTTGATCCTGCGGGCGCGGGGTCGTGGCGAGGTACTCGCCCAACTCGCCGCAAGCGAAGATTGA
- a CDS encoding tripartite tricarboxylate transporter TctB family protein — protein MSKGHTPSTETRRPDRAALLIAVFLAALGGLIFWDASRLASMGGYSGIGPATIPFVIAGGLLILAVWTVFEALRGDFPARDRQEFGPVVWIVGGLAVQMLLLKTLGFSIATGLLFAATAAAFGKRKLWMTIPIGIALCLAVWLVFAGLLQLSLPAGPLEHLFW, from the coding sequence ATGAGCAAGGGTCACACCCCTTCGACGGAAACACGCCGCCCTGACAGGGCGGCGCTTTTGATCGCCGTCTTCCTTGCAGCACTCGGCGGCCTGATCTTCTGGGATGCGTCGCGGCTTGCGAGCATGGGGGGCTACTCCGGCATCGGCCCGGCCACCATTCCGTTCGTGATCGCCGGCGGATTGCTGATCCTGGCGGTCTGGACCGTGTTTGAAGCACTCCGGGGTGATTTTCCGGCGCGCGACCGCCAGGAGTTCGGCCCCGTCGTCTGGATCGTCGGCGGTCTCGCCGTACAGATGCTGCTTCTGAAAACGCTCGGTTTTTCGATCGCGACCGGACTGCTCTTTGCCGCAACGGCGGCAGCCTTCGGCAAGCGCAAGCTGTGGATGACGATCCCGATCGGCATCGCGCTCTGTCTCGCCGTCTGGCTGGTCTTTGCCGGACTGCTGCAACTGTCGCTGCCCGCCGGTCCGCTCGAACACCTGTTTTGGTAA
- a CDS encoding tripartite tricarboxylate transporter substrate binding protein — translation MKQFFLASILAGALALPAFAADYTIIAPANPGGGWDQTARSIQSVMQQEGISGNVQVQNVPGAGGTIGLAQFASQSNGNPNALIVGGYVMVGAILTNKSPVTLNDVTPIARLTGEYEAIVVPADSPLKSFGDLVEALKKDPGAVSWGGGSAGGTDHIAVGLIAKAAGVDPTKINYIAFSGGGEALAAILGSQVTAGISGYGEFESQVKSGTLRLLAVSSAERIAGVDAPTIKESGLDVVVQNWRMVAAAPGLTDEQKAAVSTDIEKLVKSASWQETLKTKGWQDTYLAGDAFKEQLAKDISATETVLKDIGLVQ, via the coding sequence TTGAAACAGTTTTTTCTGGCATCCATTCTCGCCGGTGCTCTCGCGCTGCCGGCTTTTGCCGCTGACTACACCATCATCGCGCCGGCCAATCCGGGCGGCGGCTGGGACCAGACCGCCCGCTCGATCCAGTCCGTGATGCAGCAGGAAGGCATTTCCGGCAACGTCCAGGTGCAGAACGTCCCGGGTGCCGGCGGTACCATCGGTCTTGCACAGTTCGCCAGCCAGTCGAATGGCAACCCGAATGCCCTGATCGTCGGCGGCTATGTCATGGTCGGCGCCATCCTCACCAACAAGTCACCGGTGACGCTGAATGATGTCACCCCGATCGCCCGCCTGACCGGCGAGTACGAAGCGATCGTCGTTCCGGCGGATTCGCCGCTGAAGTCCTTCGGCGATCTCGTCGAGGCGCTGAAGAAGGATCCGGGCGCGGTCTCCTGGGGCGGCGGCTCGGCCGGCGGCACCGACCATATCGCAGTCGGCCTCATCGCCAAGGCTGCAGGCGTCGATCCGACCAAGATCAACTACATCGCGTTCTCCGGTGGCGGTGAAGCGCTGGCCGCCATTCTCGGCAGCCAGGTGACAGCCGGCATTTCCGGCTACGGCGAGTTCGAAAGCCAAGTGAAATCGGGCACGCTTCGTCTGCTCGCCGTGTCGAGCGCCGAGCGCATCGCCGGCGTCGACGCACCGACCATCAAGGAAAGCGGCCTCGACGTGGTGGTGCAGAACTGGCGCATGGTTGCCGCCGCTCCCGGCCTGACCGACGAGCAGAAAGCTGCCGTTTCGACAGACATCGAGAAGCTGGTCAAGTCCGCCAGCTGGCAGGAAACCCTGAAGACCAAGGGCTGGCAGGATACCTATCTCGCCGGTGATGCCTTCAAGGAGCAGCTCGCCAAGGACATTTCGGCAACCGAAACGGTCCTCAAGGACATTGGTCTGGTTCAATGA
- a CDS encoding ABC transporter substrate-binding protein, giving the protein MRFLLCLSFLCGISLPAAAEPVVFPALSGNPSASTVVVYSSLDEPLARPMIVGFQKANPDVAVRYEDMLTGEIYDRIVKETDAGEKTADFAFSSAMDLQVKLSNDGYAQRSDLPMSARWPDWANWRNTAYALTFEPAVFVYHKPSFTKEKPPSTRAEFVDYLKRHGSAVYGKIGTYDIERSGVGFLFMARDQEQFGDIWSVIQTMGAAGVKLYSTSSAILERVSDGRFVLGYNILGSYAADWASRHPDVGIVLPRDYTVVMSRIGLVPQAAASPDLGRRYLEFFMSKEGQTIMARELQIPAVSPDVAGANTANTMREMLGGQLRPVPVSPGLMVYLDQVKRARLIARWNEVLRLQ; this is encoded by the coding sequence ATGCGCTTCCTTCTCTGTCTCAGCTTTCTCTGTGGAATCTCGCTGCCCGCCGCCGCCGAGCCGGTCGTTTTTCCGGCGCTCTCGGGAAACCCGTCTGCCTCGACCGTCGTCGTCTATTCCTCGCTCGACGAACCCCTGGCGCGGCCGATGATCGTCGGTTTTCAGAAGGCCAATCCGGATGTGGCGGTGCGCTACGAGGATATGCTGACCGGCGAGATCTACGACCGGATCGTCAAGGAAACCGACGCGGGCGAAAAGACCGCGGACTTCGCCTTCTCCTCGGCGATGGACCTGCAGGTCAAGCTCAGCAATGACGGCTATGCCCAGCGCAGCGACCTGCCGATGAGCGCTCGCTGGCCGGATTGGGCCAATTGGCGCAACACCGCCTATGCGCTGACTTTCGAGCCGGCGGTCTTCGTCTATCACAAGCCGAGTTTCACAAAGGAAAAGCCGCCGTCGACGCGGGCCGAGTTCGTCGACTATCTCAAGCGTCACGGCAGCGCCGTCTATGGAAAGATCGGCACCTACGATATCGAGCGGTCCGGCGTCGGCTTTCTGTTCATGGCGCGGGACCAGGAACAGTTCGGCGATATCTGGTCGGTGATCCAGACGATGGGTGCCGCAGGCGTCAAACTCTATTCCACCAGTTCGGCCATTCTCGAGCGGGTCTCCGACGGTCGCTTCGTGCTCGGCTACAATATTCTCGGTTCCTACGCCGCCGATTGGGCCTCGCGCCACCCGGATGTCGGCATTGTCCTGCCGCGGGATTATACCGTCGTCATGTCGCGCATCGGGCTGGTGCCGCAGGCGGCCGCCTCACCCGATCTCGGCCGGCGCTATCTGGAATTCTTCATGTCGAAGGAAGGCCAGACGATCATGGCGCGTGAATTGCAGATACCCGCCGTCAGCCCGGATGTCGCCGGCGCCAACACGGCCAATACGATGCGGGAGATGCTGGGCGGACAGTTGCGGCCGGTTCCGGTCAGTCCCGGCCTGATGGTCTATCTCGATCAGGTCAAGCGGGCGCGGCTGATCGCCCGCTGGAACGAAGTTTTGCGCCTCCAGTAG
- a CDS encoding response regulator, producing MRILLVEDNKALSEGLVAILRGSGYAVDVVSDGASADAVIATENFDLVILDLTLPEMDGLDVLRSMRARQNKAAVLILTARGTQEEKIRGLDLGADDYMIKPFDVSEFEARVRVLLRRQAGLRSSLVSYGKISFDLNSRTFSAGGITVDIPARELGLLEILIMRAGKVVAKEAIIQSLTAFDDDLSANAIEQYVSRLRKRLAPHGLTVRTARGIGYYLDKMADG from the coding sequence TTGCGGATACTACTGGTCGAAGACAACAAGGCGCTTTCGGAAGGGCTTGTCGCCATCCTGCGCGGCAGCGGCTATGCGGTCGATGTCGTCAGCGACGGCGCATCGGCCGATGCCGTGATCGCGACCGAAAATTTCGATCTAGTCATTCTCGACCTGACCTTGCCGGAAATGGACGGGCTCGATGTGCTGCGCTCGATGCGCGCCCGGCAGAACAAGGCAGCGGTACTGATCCTGACGGCGCGGGGGACGCAGGAGGAGAAAATCCGCGGCCTCGATCTCGGCGCCGACGACTACATGATCAAGCCCTTCGACGTCAGCGAGTTCGAGGCCCGCGTCCGCGTGCTCTTGCGCCGGCAGGCGGGGCTTCGCTCCTCCCTCGTCAGCTATGGCAAAATCTCCTTCGACCTCAACTCCCGCACCTTTTCCGCCGGCGGCATCACCGTCGATATTCCGGCCCGTGAGCTTGGCCTACTTGAAATCCTGATCATGCGGGCCGGAAAGGTGGTCGCCAAGGAGGCAATCATCCAGTCGCTGACCGCCTTCGACGACGATCTGAGCGCCAATGCCATCGAGCAGTATGTCAGCCGGCTGCGCAAGCGGCTGGCACCGCACGGGCTGACGGTCCGCACGGCGCGCGGCATCGGCTATTATCTCGACAAGATGGCGGACGGCTGA
- a CDS encoding sensor histidine kinase, with product MARAAYSLRRRLLAWLLISTVVIGCLALIDTYREAVKTANVVSDRVLAGSALAIAERVVVAEDGSLEVDIPYVALEMLTSAAQDRVFYRVDGPPGQFITGYQNLPSITDMKGQSAVYADAQFRGEPIRVAALERSASTGINSVPFVVTVAETTIARRQLTQAILLRSALRLLMMILGAAAIVWVAVTFSLRPLYRLGDAIAERSPDDLHPIEQSVPSEVEGLVETVNSFMVRLQAALDALRHFSGNASHQLRTPLAIIRTQLALSTRATTLEEAQAAARKGDEAVAHAERILAQLLLMAKIDAAGSKEPQPVEIIDLMALAQEITGDRVPGAGDAGVDLGFEGEGEALIRAEPLLIGELLRNLIENAIAYAGKGAEVTVRVGIENNTVRLDVEDNGPGIPTENRQVVRQRFARGGRGEAPGMGLGLPIVEEIAGLFGGHLTLGDGPDGKGLKASVTFPAAAAA from the coding sequence ATGGCGCGGGCTGCCTATTCGCTGCGCCGCAGGCTGCTTGCCTGGCTGCTGATCTCGACGGTGGTCATCGGATGCCTCGCCTTGATCGACACCTACCGCGAGGCGGTGAAGACGGCGAATGTCGTCTCTGACCGTGTGCTTGCCGGCTCGGCGCTGGCGATTGCCGAGCGGGTCGTGGTTGCGGAAGACGGTTCGCTGGAAGTGGACATTCCCTATGTCGCGCTGGAAATGCTGACCTCGGCGGCGCAGGACCGCGTCTTCTACCGGGTCGACGGACCACCCGGCCAATTCATCACCGGCTATCAGAACCTGCCCTCGATCACGGACATGAAGGGCCAGTCCGCGGTGTATGCCGACGCGCAGTTCCGTGGCGAACCGATCCGCGTTGCGGCGCTGGAGCGCTCGGCCTCCACCGGCATCAACTCCGTACCCTTCGTCGTCACCGTCGCCGAGACCACCATCGCGCGGCGGCAATTGACGCAGGCCATTCTTTTGCGTTCGGCCCTGCGCCTGCTGATGATGATCCTCGGCGCCGCGGCGATCGTCTGGGTCGCCGTGACCTTCTCGCTGCGGCCGCTCTATCGTCTGGGAGACGCCATTGCCGAACGAAGTCCCGACGACCTGCACCCGATCGAACAATCGGTGCCGAGCGAAGTCGAGGGGCTGGTCGAGACGGTCAATTCCTTCATGGTGCGGCTGCAAGCAGCACTCGATGCGCTCCGGCATTTCTCCGGCAATGCCAGTCACCAGTTGCGCACCCCCCTTGCGATCATCCGCACCCAGCTTGCCCTTTCCACCCGCGCCACGACGCTGGAGGAAGCGCAGGCCGCGGCGCGCAAGGGCGACGAAGCCGTGGCACATGCCGAACGCATCCTCGCGCAACTGCTCCTGATGGCGAAGATCGACGCCGCCGGCTCGAAGGAGCCGCAACCCGTGGAGATCATCGACCTGATGGCGCTAGCGCAGGAGATCACCGGCGATCGAGTGCCCGGTGCCGGCGACGCGGGCGTCGATCTCGGCTTCGAAGGTGAGGGCGAGGCGCTGATCCGCGCCGAACCCCTCCTGATCGGCGAGCTTCTCCGCAACCTGATCGAAAACGCCATCGCCTATGCCGGCAAGGGCGCGGAGGTGACCGTTCGTGTCGGAATCGAAAACAACACCGTCCGCCTCGACGTTGAAGACAATGGCCCGGGCATCCCGACGGAGAACCGGCAGGTCGTGCGCCAGCGTTTCGCGCGCGGCGGACGCGGCGAAGCACCGGGAATGGGGTTGGGACTTCCGATCGTCGAAGAAATCGCCGGACTGTTCGGCGGACATCTCACGCTGGGCGATGGGCCGGATGGCAAGGGGCTGAAAGCCTCCGTGACGTTTCCGGCCGCTGCTGCTGCCTAG
- a CDS encoding MDR family oxidoreductase, which translates to MTDHFRALVIKERDGKPVSDFKELTLSDLPDHDVLVEVLFSTLNYKDGLAISGKGRIARRLPMVAGVDLAGVVVSSRNSDWKSGDKVVVNGWGMSETEWGGYTRFQRLKPEWLTRLPDAFSLEQSMAIGTAGYTAALAIDALERWGKIKTDDCEVLVTGAAGGVGSVAVTLLARRGYKVTASTGRPETHDYLATLGAIGFVDRAELAEKGGALQKERWAGAIDSVGSTTLANVLAQTVQSGAVAACGLAGGADLPATVMPHILRGVALLGINSVTAPHAERDKAWAILAESLDRTLLAAMTTVEPLSNLPQLADDIVAGRIRGRIVIDVAR; encoded by the coding sequence ATGACGGATCATTTCAGGGCGCTGGTGATCAAGGAGCGCGACGGCAAACCGGTCAGCGACTTCAAGGAACTGACGCTTTCGGACCTGCCAGATCACGATGTGTTGGTCGAGGTGCTGTTTTCGACGCTCAATTACAAGGATGGCCTCGCCATTTCCGGCAAGGGCCGCATCGCCCGCCGTTTGCCGATGGTCGCCGGCGTCGATCTCGCCGGCGTCGTGGTCTCATCCCGTAATTCGGACTGGAAGTCGGGCGACAAGGTCGTCGTCAACGGCTGGGGCATGTCCGAGACCGAATGGGGCGGCTATACCCGCTTTCAGAGGTTGAAGCCGGAATGGCTGACCCGCCTGCCGGACGCCTTCAGCCTCGAGCAAAGCATGGCGATCGGCACCGCCGGCTATACCGCCGCCCTTGCCATTGACGCGCTGGAACGATGGGGCAAGATCAAGACGGATGATTGCGAGGTTCTCGTGACCGGCGCCGCCGGCGGTGTCGGCTCCGTCGCCGTCACGCTTCTTGCCAGACGCGGCTACAAGGTCACCGCGTCGACGGGACGCCCGGAAACCCACGACTATCTTGCGACGCTCGGTGCAATTGGCTTTGTCGATCGCGCCGAACTGGCGGAGAAGGGCGGCGCCCTGCAGAAGGAGCGCTGGGCCGGCGCCATTGATTCCGTCGGCTCGACCACGCTCGCCAATGTGCTGGCGCAGACCGTGCAGAGCGGTGCGGTCGCCGCCTGCGGCCTTGCCGGCGGAGCCGACCTGCCCGCGACCGTGATGCCGCATATCCTGCGCGGCGTTGCGCTACTCGGTATCAATTCGGTGACGGCGCCGCATGCGGAACGCGACAAGGCCTGGGCGATCCTGGCAGAAAGCCTCGATCGCACGCTTCTGGCGGCGATGACGACGGTCGAGCCGCTGTCGAACCTGCCGCAGTTGGCCGACGACATCGTCGCCGGAAGGATCCGCGGCCGCATCGTCATCGATGTGGCGCGTTAG
- a CDS encoding dual specificity protein phosphatase family protein, whose amino-acid sequence MGFGAYLAFLQLSGNFHTVIPGQLYRSAQPSPSQIELYVRKYGVKTVVNLRGASENKAWYDHEIATAKRLNLTHIDFAMSASKQLTPAQADRLVVLLKDAPKPILIHCKSGADRTGLVSVIYSQQIAGMAEDAAERQLSLFFGHVAIPYFSPAFAMDESWHRLEDHFGLEEDGQPAQG is encoded by the coding sequence ATGGGGTTTGGGGCTTATCTCGCCTTTTTGCAGCTCAGCGGAAATTTCCATACGGTTATCCCGGGCCAGCTGTACCGCTCGGCTCAACCATCGCCCTCCCAGATTGAGCTATACGTCAGGAAATACGGCGTGAAAACGGTCGTCAACCTGCGCGGTGCGAGTGAAAACAAGGCCTGGTACGATCACGAAATCGCTACAGCAAAGCGTCTTAATCTGACCCATATCGATTTCGCCATGTCCGCGTCAAAACAGCTGACGCCAGCGCAGGCCGACCGGCTGGTGGTCCTTCTCAAGGACGCCCCCAAACCGATCCTGATCCACTGCAAATCCGGTGCGGATCGCACCGGGCTGGTCTCGGTCATCTATAGCCAGCAAATTGCCGGTATGGCGGAAGATGCCGCGGAACGGCAGCTCTCCCTTTTCTTCGGTCACGTCGCCATTCCTTATTTTTCACCGGCCTTCGCGATGGATGAAAGCTGGCATCGGCTGGAAGACCATTTTGGCCTGGAGGAAGATGGGCAACCAGCCCAAGGCTAA